The proteins below are encoded in one region of Brevundimonas fontaquae:
- the arfB gene encoding alternative ribosome rescue aminoacyl-tRNA hydrolase ArfB, with the protein MTTVIPEDELEFHFYRAGGPGGQNVNKVSTAVQMRFDVKNSPSLTDPVKARLMKLAGSRLTLEGVILITAVRHRTQERNRADAIDRLQAMVDEASIRPVYRVPTRPTKASKERRLKAKTTRASIKSGRGKPSLD; encoded by the coding sequence ATGACCACTGTCATCCCCGAGGACGAGCTGGAGTTTCACTTCTACCGCGCGGGCGGTCCTGGCGGGCAGAACGTCAACAAGGTGTCGACCGCCGTTCAGATGCGGTTCGATGTGAAGAACTCGCCGTCGCTGACCGATCCGGTCAAGGCGCGGCTGATGAAGCTGGCCGGCAGCCGGCTGACGCTGGAAGGCGTGATCCTGATCACCGCCGTGCGTCACCGCACCCAGGAGCGCAATCGCGCCGACGCCATCGACCGGCTTCAGGCCATGGTCGACGAGGCCTCGATCCGTCCCGTCTATCGCGTGCCGACCCGGCCGACCAAGGCGTCCAAGGAACGCCGCCTCAAGGCCAAGACGACCCGCGCCTCGATCAAGTCGGGGCGCGGCAAGCCTTCGCTGGACTGA
- a CDS encoding amidohydrolase produces MIGHHLRGVSLAAITCAVLGLSACATTGSTPDDTAAKPSKERTLAAGLDPATTLDPYPSTYQPMPRENFAVVGATVLTGTDRKIENGVVVVTDGKIAAVGDASTPVPSGYRVVEARGRYVTPGVIDVHSHLGVYPSPGVQGMSDGNEATNPNTAQVWAEHSLWPQDPGFNTARAGGVTTMHILPGSANLFGGRGVTIRNVPSITMQGMKFPAAPYTVKMACGENPSRVYGGRNQSPATGMGNMAGYRAAFIAAREYKAKWDKWHETGEGTAPTRNLQNETLAGVLDGSILIQNHCYRADEMALMMDMAKEFGYRIATFHHATEAYKLAPQLAANGICAAMWTGWWGFKMEALDAIEENAALVDAQQGSCAVIHSDDAELTQRLNQEAAAALSAGRRAGLNISEEHAIGWFTSNAAKAIGIADQTGSLTPGLRADVVIWSADPFSIYARADQVFIDGALTFDRSNPAYQPTSDFELGQPGYGLTAANVTEGAR; encoded by the coding sequence ATGATCGGACATCATCTGCGGGGCGTCAGCCTCGCGGCCATTACATGCGCCGTGCTGGGCCTGTCGGCCTGCGCCACCACCGGCTCGACCCCTGATGATACGGCCGCGAAACCGTCGAAGGAGCGGACCTTGGCCGCCGGTCTGGATCCCGCGACGACGCTGGATCCCTATCCCTCCACCTATCAGCCCATGCCGCGCGAGAACTTCGCCGTGGTCGGCGCCACCGTCCTGACCGGCACGGATCGCAAGATCGAGAACGGCGTGGTCGTGGTCACAGACGGCAAGATCGCCGCCGTCGGCGACGCCTCGACCCCCGTCCCTTCCGGCTATCGCGTCGTCGAGGCCCGCGGCCGTTATGTCACCCCCGGCGTCATCGACGTGCACAGCCACCTGGGCGTCTATCCGTCGCCCGGCGTTCAGGGAATGAGCGACGGCAACGAGGCGACCAATCCGAACACCGCCCAGGTCTGGGCCGAACACTCGCTGTGGCCCCAGGACCCTGGTTTCAACACCGCCCGCGCGGGCGGTGTGACGACGATGCATATCCTGCCCGGCTCGGCCAATCTGTTCGGCGGGCGCGGCGTGACCATCCGCAACGTGCCGTCGATCACCATGCAGGGCATGAAGTTCCCGGCCGCCCCCTATACGGTCAAGATGGCCTGTGGCGAGAACCCGTCGCGCGTCTATGGCGGCAGGAACCAGAGCCCGGCGACCGGCATGGGCAATATGGCCGGCTATCGCGCCGCCTTCATCGCCGCGCGCGAATACAAGGCCAAGTGGGACAAATGGCATGAGACGGGCGAGGGAACGGCCCCGACCCGCAATCTGCAGAACGAGACGCTGGCCGGCGTTCTGGACGGCTCAATCCTGATCCAGAACCACTGCTATCGCGCCGACGAAATGGCGCTGATGATGGATATGGCCAAGGAGTTCGGCTATCGCATCGCCACCTTCCACCACGCGACCGAGGCCTACAAGCTGGCGCCGCAACTGGCCGCCAACGGTATCTGCGCGGCCATGTGGACCGGCTGGTGGGGCTTCAAGATGGAGGCCTTGGACGCCATTGAGGAGAACGCCGCCCTGGTCGACGCCCAACAGGGATCGTGCGCCGTCATCCACTCAGACGACGCCGAACTGACCCAGCGGTTGAACCAGGAAGCCGCCGCCGCCCTTTCGGCCGGTCGCCGCGCCGGGTTGAACATTTCGGAAGAACACGCCATCGGCTGGTTCACCTCCAACGCCGCCAAGGCCATCGGCATCGCCGACCAGACCGGGTCGCTAACGCCGGGCCTGCGCGCCGATGTGGTGATCTGGAGCGCCGATCCCTTTTCCATCTACGCCCGCGCCGATCAGGTCTTCATCGACGGCGCCCTGACCTTCGACCGTTCCAACCCCGCCTATCAGCCGACCAGCGACTTCGAACTGGGTCAGCCGGGCTATGGCCTGACTGCCGCCAACGTCACGGAAGGAGCCCGCTGA
- a CDS encoding YaiI/YqxD family protein, translated as MPTVLYIDADACPVKEEVYRVARRYGLKTYVVSNTWMQVPREPLIEQVVVDAGPDIADDWIAERAGVGDVVITADIPLADRCLKSGAQALKSNGQPFTPDSIGSALAGRMVGEHLRSMGVATSGPPPFSAADRSRFLQALDQAVVKARKAAT; from the coding sequence ATGCCCACCGTGCTCTACATCGACGCCGACGCCTGCCCCGTGAAGGAAGAGGTGTATCGCGTCGCACGCCGCTATGGGCTGAAGACCTATGTCGTCTCCAACACCTGGATGCAGGTTCCGCGTGAGCCGCTGATCGAACAGGTGGTGGTGGACGCCGGCCCCGACATCGCCGACGACTGGATCGCTGAGCGGGCGGGCGTAGGCGACGTGGTCATCACCGCCGATATCCCCTTGGCGGACCGCTGTCTGAAGTCGGGCGCACAGGCGCTGAAGTCGAACGGCCAGCCCTTCACCCCGGACTCCATCGGCTCGGCCCTTGCCGGACGGATGGTGGGCGAGCATCTGCGGTCGATGGGCGTGGCCACATCCGGTCCGCCGCCGTTCTCGGCCGCTGACCGTTCGCGTTTCTTGCAGGCGTTGGATCAGGCGGTGGTCAAGGCGCGCAAGGCGGCGACATGA
- the trmB gene encoding tRNA (guanosine(46)-N7)-methyltransferase TrmB gives MNADDRPEDENPHLDRPLRSFGRIKARPIKPRQAALMETLLPAIAVPDPNAGPLDPKTMMPEATEVWLEIGFGGGEHMAAQAATRPDALVIGCEPFVNGVASALRHVEEGDLKNVRIHADDARDVVDALPDASVDRVLILFPDPWHKARHNKRRLLQDETAQAFARILKPGGALRFVTDWLDYAEWALERLNRTEGLERMGPADQDWFVPPADHVVTRYEEKKLGDTTPVFLEFVRR, from the coding sequence ATGAACGCCGATGACCGTCCCGAGGACGAAAACCCGCATCTCGACCGCCCGCTGCGATCGTTCGGCCGCATCAAGGCCCGCCCCATCAAGCCCCGCCAGGCGGCGCTGATGGAGACCCTGCTGCCCGCGATCGCCGTGCCCGATCCCAACGCCGGGCCGCTGGACCCCAAGACGATGATGCCGGAGGCGACCGAGGTCTGGCTGGAGATCGGCTTCGGCGGCGGCGAGCATATGGCCGCCCAGGCGGCGACGCGGCCCGACGCCCTGGTGATCGGCTGCGAGCCCTTCGTGAACGGGGTCGCCTCGGCCCTGCGCCATGTCGAGGAGGGCGATCTGAAGAATGTCCGCATCCACGCCGACGATGCGCGTGACGTGGTGGACGCCCTGCCGGACGCCTCGGTCGACCGGGTGCTGATCCTGTTCCCCGACCCCTGGCACAAGGCGCGCCACAACAAGCGCCGCCTGCTGCAGGACGAGACGGCCCAGGCCTTCGCGCGCATCCTGAAGCCCGGCGGCGCCCTGCGCTTCGTCACCGATTGGCTGGATTACGCCGAATGGGCGCTGGAGCGGCTGAACCGCACGGAGGGCCTGGAGCGAATGGGGCCAGCCGACCAGGACTGGTTCGTCCCGCCCGCCGATCACGTCGTAACCCGCTACGAAGAAAAGAAGCTGGGCGACACGACGCCGGTCTTCCTGGAGTTCGTACGCCGTTAA
- a CDS encoding methyl-accepting chemotaxis protein — MKTLSIGGRINLLTLVTIAGLLIVTGLGLFQVNKVMRDDIADRTKKAVEIAYSVVAHYQAEEQAGRLTREQAQDAAKVAVGAMRYGQDDYFWINDMHPTMVMHPMKPALNGTDLSAKTDADGVLMFKEFVSVVQKDGEGFVDYQWDKPGQEEPAPKISYVKGFAPWGWVIGSGVYTDQIAAAVGKAALTLGGLALLVACAAGAAGWFIGRSVSMPVVALGRRMRGLADGDRGSDIPGVARGDEIGQMAAALAIFRDAAIEKDRLEAEAVSQRSLGEQERMAREVEKAREAEADRITIQALGEGLSAMADGDLTYRIEADFAPKAARLKTDFNAAIAQLQQAVSVVIFNVSGIRSGAGEISQAADDLSRRTEQQAAGLEETAAALDEITATVNKTASGARQASDVVQAARGDAEKSGVIVRDAVHAMTAIEGSSTQINQIIGVIDEIAFQTNLLALNAGVEAARAGEAGRGFAVVASEVRALAQRSAEAAKEIKTLISASTGQVGAGVKLVGETGEALQRIVDRVAEIDSLITEIAASAQEQAVGLAQVNTAVNQMDQVTQQNAAMVEQSTAASHSLAQEAESLQASVAQFRVGSTSSRAAAPAPVRTPAPVVKPSSHMAAALKVLGRGGAAPKPQAAAVEDGWEEF; from the coding sequence ATGAAAACCCTGTCGATCGGCGGCCGGATCAACCTTCTTACGCTGGTGACCATAGCGGGTCTGCTGATCGTCACCGGGCTGGGCCTGTTTCAGGTCAACAAGGTGATGCGCGACGACATCGCCGACAGGACCAAAAAGGCCGTCGAGATCGCCTATAGCGTCGTCGCCCATTATCAGGCCGAAGAGCAGGCCGGGCGCCTGACGCGCGAACAGGCTCAGGATGCGGCAAAGGTCGCAGTCGGCGCCATGCGCTATGGCCAGGACGACTATTTCTGGATCAACGACATGCATCCCACCATGGTGATGCATCCGATGAAACCGGCCCTCAACGGCACGGACCTGAGCGCGAAGACCGACGCCGACGGCGTGCTCATGTTCAAGGAATTCGTCTCGGTCGTTCAGAAGGACGGTGAAGGCTTTGTCGATTACCAGTGGGACAAACCCGGTCAGGAAGAGCCAGCGCCGAAGATTTCCTATGTGAAGGGGTTTGCCCCTTGGGGCTGGGTGATCGGCTCCGGCGTCTACACCGACCAGATCGCCGCCGCTGTCGGCAAGGCGGCGCTGACACTGGGCGGTCTGGCGCTGTTGGTCGCGTGCGCCGCCGGGGCGGCCGGCTGGTTCATCGGACGGTCGGTGTCCATGCCCGTAGTGGCCCTGGGCCGCCGTATGCGCGGTCTGGCCGACGGCGACAGAGGGTCTGACATCCCCGGCGTGGCGCGCGGCGACGAAATCGGCCAGATGGCCGCCGCCCTGGCCATCTTCCGCGACGCCGCCATCGAGAAGGATCGGCTGGAAGCCGAGGCTGTGTCGCAAAGGTCGCTCGGCGAACAGGAGCGCATGGCGCGCGAGGTCGAAAAGGCGCGCGAGGCCGAGGCCGATCGCATCACGATTCAGGCCCTGGGCGAAGGTCTGTCGGCCATGGCCGATGGCGATCTGACGTATCGGATCGAGGCCGACTTTGCGCCCAAGGCGGCGCGGCTTAAGACCGATTTCAACGCCGCGATCGCTCAGCTGCAGCAGGCGGTCTCTGTGGTCATCTTCAATGTCTCGGGCATCCGCTCGGGCGCCGGCGAGATCAGCCAGGCGGCCGACGACCTGTCGCGCCGCACCGAGCAGCAGGCGGCAGGACTGGAAGAGACCGCCGCCGCCCTGGATGAGATCACCGCCACGGTGAACAAGACCGCCTCGGGCGCCCGCCAGGCTTCAGACGTGGTCCAGGCCGCGCGCGGCGACGCCGAAAAGAGCGGCGTGATCGTGCGCGACGCCGTCCATGCCATGACCGCCATCGAGGGCTCGTCCACCCAGATCAACCAGATCATCGGCGTGATCGACGAGATCGCCTTCCAGACCAACCTTCTGGCTTTGAACGCCGGCGTCGAGGCCGCGCGCGCCGGCGAGGCCGGTCGTGGCTTCGCGGTGGTCGCCTCCGAAGTCCGCGCCCTGGCCCAGCGTTCGGCCGAAGCCGCCAAGGAGATCAAGACCCTGATCTCGGCCTCGACCGGCCAAGTCGGCGCAGGCGTGAAACTGGTCGGAGAGACAGGCGAGGCCCTGCAACGGATCGTGGACCGCGTCGCCGAAATCGACAGCCTGATCACCGAGATCGCCGCCTCGGCCCAGGAACAGGCCGTCGGCCTGGCCCAGGTCAACACCGCCGTCAACCAGATGGACCAGGTCACCCAGCAGAACGCCGCCATGGTCGAGCAGTCGACCGCCGCCAGCCATTCGCTGGCCCAGGAGGCGGAAAGTCTGCAGGCCTCGGTCGCCCAGTTCCGCGTGGGCTCGACGTCGTCGCGCGCCGCCGCGCCCGCGCCGGTTCGCACCCCTGCGCCGGTCGTCAAGCCTAGCAGCCACATGGCCGCCGCCCTGAAGGTCCTCGGCCGAGGCGGCGCCGCACCCAAGCCTCAAGCCGCAGCCGTCGAAGACGGTTGGGAGGAGTTCTGA
- a CDS encoding amidohydrolase family protein, with translation MRLSHILAGAVAALSLAVPAMAQETVAIVGGRILTGNSVIENGTVVIRDGKIVSVGSGGAPSGARVIDAAGKTVAPGFVAVDSGLAGTEVGSVSGTNELRNSANTLSAAFDISYGLDPWSFTLPVARLGGITRAIVVPQHPGSSGGHVHEDETAGAGDRGYQTPGLFAGQAAIINLGQGSNILVKPRVAMVAPFGEAGAGIAGGARGAQFVLFKETLSEVRLYARNKSAYERAGLRDLSLSRADLEALIPVANGTMPLIVTVHRASDIQQVLRLAREEGIKLILDGAEEGWLVAGDIASAGVPVLLNPISNLPSDFEMRAARAENAAALNAAGVVIAIKGNEGSTHRAREARYNAGNAVSHGLPYGAAIAALTVNPAKIFGMAGQFGQIAPGAAGDVVVWSGDPLEPLSQPSAVFVNGVEQPLTSRPLMLRDRYRQQTPMPPAYRN, from the coding sequence ATGCGCCTGTCTCACATCCTCGCGGGCGCCGTCGCGGCCCTCTCTCTCGCCGTTCCTGCGATGGCGCAGGAAACCGTCGCCATCGTCGGCGGGCGCATCCTGACCGGAAACTCCGTGATCGAGAACGGCACGGTCGTGATCCGCGACGGCAAGATCGTCTCGGTGGGCTCAGGCGGAGCGCCGTCCGGCGCCCGCGTCATCGACGCGGCGGGCAAGACGGTCGCGCCCGGTTTCGTCGCCGTGGATTCCGGCCTGGCCGGGACCGAGGTCGGCTCGGTCAGCGGCACCAACGAACTGCGCAACAGCGCCAATACCCTCAGCGCCGCCTTCGACATCTCGTACGGTCTGGACCCCTGGTCCTTCACCCTGCCGGTCGCGCGGTTGGGCGGCATTACCCGTGCGATCGTCGTGCCCCAGCATCCCGGCTCGTCCGGCGGCCATGTGCATGAGGACGAGACGGCCGGCGCCGGCGACCGCGGCTATCAGACGCCGGGTCTATTCGCGGGTCAGGCGGCGATCATCAATCTGGGCCAAGGGTCCAACATCCTGGTCAAGCCGCGCGTAGCCATGGTCGCCCCCTTCGGCGAAGCGGGCGCAGGCATCGCCGGCGGTGCGCGCGGGGCGCAGTTCGTCCTATTCAAGGAGACGCTGTCGGAGGTCCGCCTCTATGCCCGCAACAAGTCGGCCTATGAGCGGGCGGGCCTGCGTGACCTAAGCCTGTCGCGCGCCGATCTTGAGGCTCTGATCCCCGTCGCCAACGGGACGATGCCGCTAATCGTCACCGTCCACCGCGCCTCGGACATTCAGCAGGTGCTGCGCCTGGCGCGCGAGGAAGGGATCAAGCTGATCCTGGACGGCGCCGAAGAGGGCTGGCTGGTCGCCGGCGACATCGCGTCTGCGGGCGTGCCGGTGCTGCTGAACCCCATCTCCAACCTGCCCAGCGATTTCGAGATGCGGGCGGCGCGGGCGGAGAATGCGGCGGCTCTGAACGCGGCGGGCGTCGTGATCGCCATCAAGGGCAACGAGGGCTCGACCCACCGCGCCCGCGAGGCCCGCTACAACGCCGGCAACGCCGTCTCGCACGGCCTGCCCTACGGCGCCGCCATCGCCGCCCTGACGGTCAATCCGGCGAAGATCTTCGGCATGGCCGGGCAGTTCGGCCAGATCGCGCCGGGCGCAGCGGGTGACGTCGTCGTCTGGTCCGGCGATCCGTTGGAGCCGCTCAGCCAGCCGTCCGCCGTCTTCGTCAATGGCGTCGAACAGCCCCTGACCAGCCGCCCGCTGATGCTGCGCGACCGCTATCGCCAGCAGACGCCGATGCCGCCGGCCTATCGCAACTGA
- the rimP gene encoding ribosome maturation factor RimP has translation MRARTAQDRQLLDLIDPIAESLGLDVVRVRLMTGSKRQRLQIMAERPSDHDISVEQCAKLSRAVSEVFDAADPIPGEYMLEVSSPGIDRPLTRPIDFDLFEGEEARLETDRMIEGRKRFKGVLAGYEDGNVLIDLDGEDDTALIPFDWLSDAKLVLTDALMKRGAAIRAARGEPEDDGLPEGEASDLTTDTTTPSEDNA, from the coding sequence TTGCGCGCAAGAACCGCCCAGGATCGCCAGCTGCTGGACTTGATCGACCCCATCGCGGAGTCGTTGGGTCTGGATGTCGTGCGCGTGCGCCTGATGACGGGCTCCAAGCGCCAGCGCCTTCAGATCATGGCCGAGCGGCCGTCCGACCACGACATCTCGGTCGAACAATGCGCCAAGCTGAGCCGCGCGGTGTCGGAAGTGTTCGACGCCGCCGACCCCATCCCCGGCGAATATATGCTGGAGGTTTCGTCGCCCGGCATCGACCGGCCCCTGACCCGTCCCATCGACTTCGACCTGTTCGAGGGCGAGGAGGCGCGTCTGGAAACGGACCGGATGATCGAGGGGCGCAAGCGGTTCAAGGGCGTGCTGGCCGGCTATGAAGACGGCAACGTCCTGATCGACCTGGACGGTGAGGACGACACCGCCCTGATCCCCTTCGACTGGCTGAGCGACGCGAAGCTGGTCCTGACCGACGCCCTGATGAAACGGGGCGCCGCCATTCGCGCCGCACGCGGCGAACCCGAAGACGACGGCCTTCCCGAAGGGGAAGCCTCCGACCTGACAACCGACACCACGACCCCTTCTGAGGACAACGCCTGA